CGCATGTAAGAACTTTGACATGttgtctccccttccccccacacatacattttcttcttctttaactatacttcttttttccccttcttctagAAATTGAGGCTGAGGGAGGATGGTAGGCACAGGAAAACTTGGCAAAACTGCTCTGTGCTTTTAAAACCAAAGTGCCCCCTCACCCTCTgccaaaaaaaatatatattttttggtctaAGCACTGACCAGTCCATTATagagatttctttgtttttaaacagagGTGCCACCACAAGGGGTGTCCTACTTACTCTCTTGCAGGTCTTAAAGTATCCCATTGTGGGAAGGGTCTCTGGGCAAGCAAGTATTACTTGGTCAGTTGCTTGCTTCCCTTTTTCCACCAGGGATGTTGTCATAAGTCAAAATAACAGCATATTCCAAATCTCAAAGCAATTGTGGCCTGAGCACAATTGAAATTTAGCAGAGTTTTTCCTATATAGCTTTAGAGTAACTCTTCTGCTTCTCTGTCACTCATAATTCAGGTTCTGCCTTTGCTTCAGAACATGAGCAGAAGAGTCCTCATGTGATGCTAGTTATTGCAGTCATGGTTGAAACTCATTTAGGGAAAGGATTTCAATATTAAGCTACGGGGCTGCTTCTCCCCAATTCCTCCCTAACAATCCATTGTGTGGACTTCTCTCATCTAAAAGGTTGGTGGCTTTTGCTTGGGATCAGTGCTCTATTCACGTTCTTGCTGGTCTCTGAACACATTCCTGTTGCGTTAAGACTTGAAAGATTTGTAGATGTGTGATGTTCAGGCACAGGATGCTAAGAGCTATGTTACTATTCTTAGTTTGTAAATTGTCCTTTTGATaccatcttgttttcttttgtaggtATAAATAAAACACTGTTGACAATAAGGTGTGAACTTTTTATTGCTTGAAAATTCTCTTGACTATAGTCCACTGGTAGTtttcttaagagtttttatttgcTTCAAGACCACATTTGGGGGTGTTTGAGTAATCACCCTAGCACCTGAAAATGTGAAAGGGAGGTGGGATTGATTGGCACAAAGCAACAAGGCCAGGCACCTAGTAGGTAAAGCTTGGTCATttgtttcctcattggtaaatgGTCATCATGGTGGCAGTACCCACCTAGGTTACTGGGATTAAAGTACTGTGTGGAGCTGCTGTGAGCCATAGCAAGACCCAAGTCTGTTTTAAAGGTGAGGAAGCAAACTACTTCAGTCTAGCCAAAGCTGATAAATTTGGCTTTTGCTTGTGGCTTGAAGACATAAGTTGAAGTAATATTTCACACTTATAATATTAGGTCACCTCTGTATCACTCCCTAAACTTGAAAGTGAAAATCAAATACCATGTTTCTAGTACTTGAAGTCTGATCTTTGGGGGCATTTGCCTTATACATAGACATCTTTCCAGATGGGATTGACTGTTCTTAGCATGAGGGTCACGCTAGGACCTCGGGAGCAATAGTACATGGGTTAAGCTAAGATTTCTTGATAATCCAGTTGATGTGAGGCCCCATGCTTGTGTAATTGGCCCAGGTTTTTTATTCCTGCTATAATTTAAAGGGCAGATTGGTGAGAACGTCTTCTACGTAGAATGATCAGTGCTTTGCTGAAATCCACACtaagcatttttctcattttaattgtaACATTTGGCCCGAGTCCTGTAGAAGTGGTCCAGGAGAACATTTCAAATACTTTGTTCAGTGTCCTTGTTAAGGTGTAGAACCATCTCTGGGGCCCTCAAATTGGCATTGGAAGACTTAACTTCTTTCCTTTAAGGACTAGAAGAAGATGGAGATGAAATTACAATTTATCACATGAAAAGACTCCCTTATAAACTGCAGTTTCTCTAATTCCCAGTTCATAATAGGAGTTTGTTAAAGCCAAGGGGGAAACTTCACCCAAGGTTAACTATAGACTCAtacgccccgccccctcctcaaTCTTGGTTACTGTTCCCACTTTTCCTTAGGCCATAAACTTGGCCTCCCTTTCTGTTTCACATCTGTCCAGTGCCTTTGAGATCTGCCCAAAACAGGTGACCTCTGCCCACACACGGGTGACCTCGTGAACAACCACAACTGCCCCATCCCTAGTCTCCCTACTTGGCTGCCTTTTACTCTACATGGCAGCTGCTGGGCTGCCGCTTGAGCCTTCCAATGGCTGCGCTTAGCAATCAGTGCAGTGCAGACCCGTAACTCCTGAGCTTGCTTGACCTCTGAGCTCTCCCAGCTTTATAGATTGTGACCACATTAGCCTTTTTGTCCTTTGACACCAACCTGGTTCCATTCTTGGGGCTCCTACGTAAGCTATTCTGTGGAatctttctcctattttttttttaattatgttaatcaccatacatttcatcattagtttttgatctatATTTTTCTAACCAAGTATTCTGTCAAATGTCCTCCCACAGTTCTCTCTACACAGTGTTCGCACAAGTACATGCAGTATCTAACTGGTCTGTATTTCTTCATGGTACTTGTTTCCTGGAAACACTTGTTCATCTTCCATCAACTGAAGTAAAAGcaccaggaggggcagagacttTTATCTATACATTCACTTCCAGATCCCCTCCTATTGAGTGGGTAACTCCTTGTGTAACCCTCCAGAGCAACCCTGCTCTGTCTGGTACCTACCTTTGGTCACATACAAGTAGAAGAAGTCACAGTAGAAGATGGTTTGTACTACTCCAGACACCACTGCAATTTGGTCATAGAAGTTCTCAGTCTGATACCGCCTGATCCAGTTAGCCAGGTAGAGTGCCCGGTACAGCCCAAGAAAGAACAGGTAGTGAGTAGTAATGGTCTCAGCCTCTCCAGTTTTACTGATCATGAAGAGCTGGGGCAGGATGGCCACTGACTCCAGGTAGATAGAGAAAGTCCAGAGGACCTGAACCAAAGAGAGAAAGTGGCCAGAGGAGGCAGATAAAGACCATGAAGGGGCCCATCTCTTTAAAAGGATGTAATTACTGGAATAATCTAGTGCagcaaaaaaaaagtttctgaaataAGTGTATCATTCCACCCCTctgtaaatacaaaatatttctaaaagattgAAGCAAAGTGCTTTTTTTTACATCACATGAACATTTCTttagaacataatttttaattgctGGGGAATTTTATTGTCTAAACTGGTCTTAATTGAAACCATAGTTTCTCAAAACGTAGTCCGGGAACACTAGCATCAGAACTTGCTGCTACATTTGCGGGCCCCCAGATTCTTGGGCTGcagcccagacctactgagttGCAATCACAGCCTGGACTGTGCTCTAGTAGCCAGCCACCCGTGGAACAGAAGGTCTCAGTAGCCATAAGCAGTGCTGTGATGCCTGCTTTGTTAACATAATGAGTTGGGTCCCTTCTCTTACCTCCAGGGGAGTAAAACTGTAGTTCTCAAGGAAGGAGAGACCAATGACGGGGACCAGAAGAAACTCCAGGCGGAATGTGTCATTCTCACTGTCAAATGTTTTACGAAATTTCCCATAGATCATGTACACTGTGACATAGGCACAGAGGAGAAAAACCACCTAACAAGGGAAAGAAACACATGGGAATCAAAGAAGTCATTTTCCAACCTATTTGCTGGGCTTCCAAGCTACCCTGAGTTGGGACCTACCAAATAAAGGGCTAGTGCACTGCCCCAAGGTGGACAAAGTGAAATGTGTGTGCAATTTCTCTTGAGTCGTTGGCCTAGATACGGAAGCTAATGACCCTTTTGTTAAATAACTCCATGCTTCTAATGAGGACTGATGGCATTAACTATGAACACTCAAAGGTGCCCAGCCTTTCCTTACGGCACAGCGTTAGGGAGAAGACCAGAGTTGGTCTCTGTCCGGGGTTTTAGCAGTGGCTGGAATTCCAGGGCTCTTAACTCAAATTCCTGGATCTGCCTCAGTGACTTGTGAGCATTGTTGCACCAGGACTGACATCCTTTGAATCAGCTGATCCTTGCTCCTTCAGAAAAGCTTTTTCTAATCACAGTAGCTGCCCTCCAGCACGTGATGGTTTTATGGTTTGCCAGAGGTTCTCAAATTTGTGTGCGTCAGAATCACATAAATGGTCGTTGttcctcccctacccccagaGTTACTACTGACTCAGTAGGTCTAAGTAGACTTGAAGATCTGCACTTCTAGCAAGTTCCTatgtgatgctgatgctgccagTCCAGGAACTCACTGGCCTAGAGAACTCCTATTCGTACTTCAAAACTCAGATTACTTTCTCACCAGAATGAGGCAAATATACTTTCTGTCACCATAGCCCCATGGGAACCCATTCACTGCCCCCCATGATCAcatgttctgtaaatgtctgtgTACCAGTCTCTTTCCCCTATGGGAGGGGATTTCTGTAAGAGGGTCCTGACTTCATGTCTGCCTCCAAATCCCCAGCCCCTAACTCAGGGCCCAGCACAAAACATGccagaatgaatgaatcagtcaaTGAAGTGATCACTTCCTCACTTCACAAATGTAGAAACTGGCCTCTCTGAGGTTCCTACAACTCATTCAGCCATGCCAAGGGCTGGGTGTGCAGTCCCTCCCAGGGCTATCCAAGTCAGACCCTTGGGCGGAAGAATGAACTAAGTAGGTGGTGTTTGCTATTTCTgtgttgactttaagtaaagacCATGATTTTAGGACCTCAGACTGAAGTTCAGCACCCCATAGATAACATCAGCCATTCCAACAAGATGCCTGGAATCCCAAAGGCACATCTCTGATATGGAGGGGAAAGAGAACCTGCCCTGGTTAAGTATCTTCTGGGTGCtaggcactttacatatattttctcacatAGTCTTCACAATAGTTCTGCAACATAGGTAGAACTCCCCTCACATAgcctttcttccttaaaaacGGAACTATTGGTGATGTGCCCAACTAAAAACTACACTTCCCAACCTCCTCTGCAGATAAGGATGGTCAGTAGTGTGCCAGTGAAAGTCACTGGGTATGGTTTGGAAAAGGCTCTTTACAAAGGGCTTAGCCAGCTGGCAGACACCCTATtgctttctccccttcttcctccttcctgcccagaATGTGATGTGATGGTAAGGAGTTCTAGCATCCATTTTGTGACCCTGAGGCAACCTTGAGGGTAGATGTCACATTTGGACTCTGTATAATTTGCAGGGCCTCTTAAAGAAttgaatttcaagatggcaacagcaaagcattaaaccaagtgtggGGCTCTTCTGAGCAACTGCACAGGTCACACATCTGTGAGTCCTGGTCGCACTAAAATGATGGAGCAGAAAGTTAAAAGGAGTTGCCATTGCGGCCCTGGACAGCCCACCTCCAGATTCCATATTATGAGTAAGgtaaaaataaacctttatctTATTAAactaactcttttttaaaaatatttctttattttaaagagagagcacgagcgggaggtgcagagccagagggagagagaatcaagcagactctgagctgagcatggagcccaacacggggctcaatctcaccccTGAGAGcacgaccagagccgaaaccaagagctggacacttaaccaactgcgccacccaggtgcccctaaaataacttttattttaagtcTCTGTTACCAGCATCCAAGCAGTAACATTCCACTTCACTGACTCTGAAACCTGTGCTCCTTTCACTAACCTATGTTGCCTTAAAGAGTTCGGatggctgaggggcgcctggctggctcagtcaatggagcatgtgactcttgatcttggggtcgtgagttcaagacccacgttgggtgtagagctttaaaaaaaaaaaaaaaagctacgaAGGCTGATTAAAAGCTCAGAAAATGCCTCACCCCAACATAACCTCTAATGGTTATGGCCCAGAACCTAAGACGTCGGAGTGAAACCAAGAGATGCTCAGTTTCTCCTATAAAACAGGGCTGTGCTTCAAAGCAACAGCTTCCTATCACAAAATGAAGTCCAAACTGTTGACCTGCGccatctgccctcccccagccctctgaTGGCAGCCCCACCTCCATCGGGCAGCCCTGGACTGCTGAGCTCCCACCTATCCTGTGAGCACAGCAAGCTTGTTTCCGTACTGGTGGTCTTTGCACCAACTATTCCTTCTGCTGGGAATGCTCTCTGCTGATTAGCCCATGGCTGGTTCCTTGTGTCACACAGACCTTGACATTtatgtcacctcttcagagaggccCTTCCTGGTCATACTCCCTAAACAGCTTCCTATTCGTTCTATCACATCACCCAGtgtttaagactttttttatggggtgcctgggtggcttcatt
The sequence above is drawn from the Zalophus californianus isolate mZalCal1 chromosome 9, mZalCal1.pri.v2, whole genome shotgun sequence genome and encodes:
- the KDELR3 gene encoding ER lumen protein-retaining receptor 3, with translation MNVFRILGDLSHLLAMILLLGKIWRSKCCSGISGKSQILFALVFTTRYLDLFTNFISIYNTVMKVVFLLCAYVTVYMIYGKFRKTFDSENDTFRLEFLLVPVIGLSFLENYSFTPLEVLWTFSIYLESVAILPQLFMISKTGEAETITTHYLFFLGLYRALYLANWIRRYQTENFYDQIAVVSGVVQTIFYCDFFYLYVTKVLKGKKLSLPMPI